One window of the Rosa rugosa chromosome 3, drRosRugo1.1, whole genome shotgun sequence genome contains the following:
- the LOC133739791 gene encoding zinc finger protein ZAT10-like has translation MALQALNSPNTASLGGFEDEPNRNMNHHLAAKRKRSKRPRFEDSLSEEEYMAFCLLLLARGGTTNATDTTATATATAAQLPPHPPAASYRCVVCSKTFGSYQALGGHKASHRKSDATSAAVAATVKTEIPAVTAASGGRTHECSICHKCFPTGQALGGHKRCHYDGGSSTANSAVTTVSEGGGGSSSHGQSQTQSQRGFVLDLNLPAEPEVLQVWTGFDKKKSTQASAEQEEVQSPMPEKKPRLTLGPE, from the coding sequence ATGGCCTTGCAGGCTCTCAACTCCCCAAACACCGCCTCTCTCGGCGGCTTCGAAGACGAGCCTAACCGCAACATGAACCACCACCTCGCCGCGAAACGTAAGCGCTCCAAGAGGCCTCGCTTCGAGGACTCGCTTTCCGAAGAGGAGTACATGGCTTTCTGTCTTCTCTTGCTCGCTCGTGGCGGCACCACCAACGCCACCGACACCACCGCTACCGCTACCGCTACAGCCGCCCAACTGCCGCCGCATCCCCCTGCTGCTTCTTACAGGTGTGTTGTCTGCAGCAAGACTTTCGGCTCCTACCAGGCTCTTGGGGGCCACAAGGCTAGCCACCGTAAGTCTGACGCCACCTCCGCCGCCGTAGCCGCCACCGTCAAGACTGAAATCCCGGCTGTCACCGCCGCGAGTGGTGGGAGGACCCACGAGTGCTCCATCTGCCACAAGTGCTTCCCGACCGGGCAGGCCTTGGGAGGACACAAGCGCTGCCACTACGACGGTGGCAGCAGCACCGCCAACAGCGCCGTCACGACGGTTTCCGAAGGCGGCGGCGGATCCTCCAGCCACGGCCAGAGCCAGACTCAGAGCCAGCGTGGGTTCGTACTGGACCTGAACTTGCCTGCTGAGCCGGAAGTGCTACAAGTGTGGACCGGGTTCGACAAGAAGAAGAGTACTCAAGCCTCCGCCGAGCAGGAGGAGGTGCAGAGTCCGATGCCGGAGAAGAAGCCACGTCTGACATTGGGGCCTGAGTGA